From a single Lewinella sp. LCG006 genomic region:
- the glpK gene encoding glycerol kinase GlpK, giving the protein MDKFILALDQGTTSSRAIIFNRDGQIVGAAQQEFTQIFPKPGWVEHNANEIWETQLGVARQVLAKTNIKAEQIAAIGITNQRETTLVWDRHTGEPIHHAIVWQDRRTAAYCDELKAAGHADYIRENTGLVIDAYFSGTKVRWLLKQVEGARERAEKGELCFGTIDSWLVYKLTGGKVHATDYSNASRTMLYNIKHLHWDEKLLNVLDIPAAILPEVKPSSGLFGETVAELLGAAIPIAGIAGDQQAALFGQICHEPGMAKNTYGTGCFMLMNTGAKLVQSKAGLLSTIAWGLNGEVTYALEGSVFIAGAAIQWLRDGLKLIDDAPDSEYYAMKHSSSEGVYVVPAFAGLGAPYWDMYARGAIFGLTRGTSKSHLIRATIESLAFQTKDVLDAMEKDAGQPLTTLKVDGGASANNLLMQFQADMLDVPVERPSIIETTALGAAYLAGIAVDYWSQEELAAKWHLDARFSPDMSPEERAKLYRGWQKAVQRTMGWEDKEEA; this is encoded by the coding sequence GTGGATAAATTTATTCTCGCCCTCGACCAGGGCACTACCAGCTCAAGGGCTATTATTTTTAATCGCGATGGGCAAATTGTGGGTGCTGCCCAGCAAGAATTCACCCAGATCTTCCCCAAACCGGGCTGGGTTGAACACAATGCCAACGAAATCTGGGAGACCCAACTGGGGGTTGCCCGGCAAGTCTTGGCCAAGACCAACATCAAAGCCGAGCAAATTGCGGCCATTGGCATCACCAATCAGCGGGAAACCACGCTGGTATGGGACCGCCATACGGGTGAGCCTATCCACCATGCCATCGTTTGGCAAGACCGGCGCACCGCCGCTTATTGTGATGAACTGAAAGCCGCTGGGCATGCGGATTATATTCGCGAAAACACGGGACTGGTCATTGATGCTTACTTCAGTGGCACCAAGGTTCGATGGCTACTCAAGCAGGTGGAAGGAGCCCGCGAACGGGCCGAAAAAGGAGAGCTTTGTTTTGGCACCATCGACAGTTGGCTCGTGTACAAGCTCACGGGTGGCAAGGTGCACGCGACGGATTACTCCAATGCCTCCCGTACCATGCTTTACAATATCAAACACCTGCATTGGGACGAAAAACTGCTCAATGTATTGGACATTCCCGCTGCGATCTTGCCAGAGGTAAAACCCTCAAGCGGCTTGTTTGGCGAAACGGTTGCGGAGCTGCTTGGTGCCGCTATTCCCATTGCGGGTATTGCGGGAGATCAACAGGCCGCACTTTTCGGGCAGATTTGTCACGAACCGGGCATGGCTAAAAACACCTACGGTACGGGCTGTTTTATGCTTATGAATACAGGCGCAAAACTGGTGCAGTCCAAAGCCGGACTACTCAGTACCATTGCCTGGGGGCTGAACGGAGAAGTCACTTACGCGCTGGAAGGGAGTGTTTTCATTGCTGGAGCTGCCATCCAATGGTTGCGTGATGGCCTCAAACTTATCGACGATGCTCCCGATTCGGAGTATTACGCCATGAAACACAGTAGCTCAGAGGGGGTATATGTGGTGCCCGCCTTTGCGGGATTAGGAGCGCCCTACTGGGATATGTATGCCCGCGGAGCCATTTTTGGTCTTACCAGAGGTACCAGTAAAAGCCATCTGATCAGGGCCACTATTGAGTCGCTCGCCTTTCAAACCAAAGATGTCCTCGATGCCATGGAAAAAGACGCTGGCCAGCCACTCACCACCCTCAAAGTAGATGGAGGAGCCAGTGCCAACAACCTCCTGATGCAATTTCAGGCAGATATGTTGGACGTTCCCGTTGAGCGCCCTTCCATCATTGAAACGACAGCCTTGGGGGCAGCCTACCTGGCAGGGATTGCCGTTGACTACTGGTCGCAAGAAGAGCTTGCCGCAAAATGGCACCTGGACGCCCGTTTTTCCCCAGACATGTCCCCTGAAGAACGAGCGAAATTGTACCGCGGTTGGCAAAAAGCCGTGCAACGTACCATGGGCTGGGAGGATAAAGAAGAAGCCTAG
- a CDS encoding ion transporter, with translation MFKIYQNDGIIYPYPVTKHHLANFSTTKDMLLALKKRIFFLIDEEGRKKSPWNRFFHLSIMSLILLSVTGIILESFAPLQESYGIIFQLFEWFTVAIFSVEYLLRVWTADLKFPDDAPWRARLRFILSPMGFIDLLAILPFYLPFFFQFDLRFIRILRITRLLRIFKLNRYTQALKLFTSVFFEKRNELGITLFVMFLLLLMSSTIMFYLESDVQPEQFPDIISTFWWSVATLTTVGYGDVYPITGWGKLVSGVIAILGIGLVALPTGILSAGFIEKIESNNKKKATPEKAPTQPFKYCPHCGEKL, from the coding sequence ATGTTCAAAATCTATCAAAATGACGGAATAATTTATCCTTATCCCGTTACTAAACATCACCTGGCGAACTTTTCAACAACCAAAGATATGCTGCTGGCCTTAAAAAAACGCATCTTCTTTCTCATCGACGAGGAAGGTCGCAAAAAATCACCCTGGAATCGTTTTTTCCACCTGTCGATCATGAGCTTGATTCTCCTCAGCGTGACGGGAATTATTCTAGAGTCCTTTGCCCCGCTGCAGGAAAGCTACGGAATAATTTTTCAGCTTTTTGAATGGTTTACGGTAGCTATTTTCTCGGTGGAATATCTACTAAGGGTCTGGACGGCTGACCTCAAATTCCCTGATGATGCCCCTTGGCGCGCCCGGCTACGATTTATCCTTTCCCCTATGGGTTTCATTGATCTATTGGCGATCCTACCGTTTTACCTGCCTTTCTTCTTCCAGTTTGATCTACGTTTTATCCGTATTCTTCGCATCACTCGCTTGTTGAGGATTTTCAAACTCAATCGTTATACCCAAGCGTTGAAGCTATTCACCAGTGTCTTTTTCGAGAAGCGCAACGAACTGGGCATTACCTTATTTGTGATGTTTCTACTGCTGCTCATGTCGTCAACCATTATGTTCTACCTTGAAAGCGACGTTCAACCCGAACAATTTCCCGATATTATTTCCACCTTCTGGTGGTCGGTAGCGACACTTACGACTGTTGGTTACGGAGATGTGTACCCCATTACGGGTTGGGGCAAATTAGTGAGTGGCGTTATTGCCATTTTAGGCATTGGCCTGGTTGCCTTACCTACGGGTATCCTGAGTGCGGGTTTCATTGAAAAAATAGAAAGCAACAACAAGAAAAAGGCCACACCAGAAAAGGCTCCTACCCAACCTTTCAAGTATTGCCCACACTGTGGGGAGAAATTGTAG
- a CDS encoding LytR/AlgR family response regulator transcription factor: MSTTKQIFLGIIKVFNQLSPQSLRIHLLVWFTGLIIINLPALQLTIGNFHSDDYSLLVPSLYGVLLNGFLGYGTIHLITSQSKPDLHGFFRSSLPLLGIISLVESQLDAAFFLFFYGDLNFSIYLDIFWGTVLMNTLFFYVPASVLAVLLWWRSTPAFSMPRIEIKDGQQKVFLAPEEVYFVESDSNYAIFHTVRGRLLQRTSLTRLEEELPRQFTRCHRSFIVNQQHIQKRSAQEVEVAGKVVPVGRKYKSNL; encoded by the coding sequence ATGTCAACGACCAAGCAAATTTTCCTTGGAATTATCAAAGTCTTTAACCAGCTATCTCCTCAAAGCCTACGGATACACCTTTTGGTTTGGTTTACTGGCTTGATCATCATCAATCTTCCTGCTTTGCAATTGACCATCGGTAATTTTCACAGCGATGATTATTCCTTATTGGTTCCTAGTCTCTACGGTGTACTTCTAAACGGCTTTTTAGGCTACGGGACTATACATTTGATCACCAGCCAGAGCAAGCCCGATTTGCATGGTTTTTTTCGTAGTTCATTACCGTTACTGGGGATAATTTCCTTGGTGGAAAGCCAGCTGGATGCTGCTTTTTTCCTCTTCTTCTACGGAGATTTAAACTTCTCTATTTACCTGGATATCTTTTGGGGAACGGTATTAATGAATACGCTCTTTTTTTATGTACCCGCATCAGTGTTGGCCGTCTTGCTGTGGTGGAGATCTACTCCCGCATTTTCAATGCCACGAATTGAGATAAAAGATGGCCAGCAGAAGGTCTTTTTAGCACCCGAAGAAGTGTATTTTGTGGAGAGCGATAGCAACTATGCGATCTTCCACACAGTACGTGGTCGATTGCTTCAACGTACCAGCCTCACCCGTCTTGAAGAAGAGCTACCTCGTCAGTTTACGCGTTGCCACCGTTCTTTTATTGTCAATCAGCAGCATATTCAGAAGCGAAGCGCACAAGAAGTCGAGGTAGCGGGAAAGGTCGTTCCTGTAGGCCGGAAATACAAAAGTAATCTTTAG
- a CDS encoding serine hydrolase domain-containing protein produces MKNYYWLVFLFMYALGNAQVDTMFTRAAQYGHFNGVVIVQDSLQRQYEICEGDARPGISITTDTPFDIGSLTKQFTAAAILQLVDEGKVELHTPVNQYLGELASKRWRKVTLHHLLTHTSGIPSLYQTEQGLETFFPEAEPISRAMLVQRFQDAKLQFSPGEEFAYSNSGYILLAVVVEKISGLSFGDFLTQKIFRPYGLSSASWGQTAESALPYYGYRSDLKRPAPVYHPSWMVGAGGVYASAEDLVRWVEVIQSDTFLNTTLREEYLRSHTRAGYAYGWQRSQEGHVEHDGINTGFAAFVSFDPSTRQQIVILTNRGFEPIHLYGNSAAKIREWATAIWAHLNGESIPSLPARVNRVLAHGAYTLPDGDTLHLTPADTVIRLSIKDRYPSRIVTNTPLKETTAMSEKLTELCRYLRRGKYWKIAKYCDGEMKVVAYTGLLSVGFKMMKKKTGDLQEIIPYFVNEQYGLARMNGSEGVQDIIFYFDEEGRVQGIFEHKFYLPEKQVEMYAYPTADGFYLDGFPDGEDALEFSWQNDSLYFQQYGRTLVLPKL; encoded by the coding sequence ATGAAAAATTACTATTGGTTAGTCTTCCTGTTCATGTACGCTCTAGGCAATGCTCAAGTAGATACAATGTTTACCCGTGCGGCGCAGTATGGTCACTTCAATGGCGTCGTCATCGTTCAGGATTCCCTACAAAGACAGTATGAAATTTGTGAAGGTGACGCCCGCCCCGGAATTTCTATCACTACGGATACCCCTTTTGATATTGGGTCTTTGACCAAACAATTTACCGCGGCGGCTATCCTACAGTTGGTGGACGAAGGAAAAGTGGAATTGCATACCCCTGTCAATCAATACCTTGGCGAGCTAGCCAGTAAACGCTGGCGAAAAGTTACACTTCATCATTTGCTCACCCACACCAGCGGAATTCCTAGTTTGTACCAAACGGAGCAAGGCCTTGAGACGTTTTTCCCCGAAGCGGAGCCAATTTCGAGAGCAATGCTTGTCCAACGCTTTCAGGATGCCAAGCTACAGTTTTCTCCAGGCGAGGAGTTTGCCTATAGCAATTCCGGTTACATTCTCTTAGCAGTGGTGGTAGAGAAAATATCTGGTTTGTCTTTCGGTGATTTTTTAACCCAAAAGATTTTTCGTCCCTACGGCTTATCCTCCGCCAGTTGGGGACAAACGGCCGAGTCTGCTCTTCCATACTACGGCTACCGTAGCGATTTAAAGCGTCCTGCTCCTGTGTATCACCCCTCGTGGATGGTTGGTGCAGGAGGAGTTTATGCTTCCGCGGAGGATTTGGTGCGTTGGGTAGAAGTTATTCAATCTGACACATTTTTAAACACCACGCTGAGGGAGGAGTACTTGCGTTCTCACACCCGCGCGGGTTATGCTTATGGATGGCAACGATCTCAGGAAGGGCATGTTGAGCACGATGGTATCAACACTGGCTTTGCCGCTTTTGTAAGCTTTGATCCATCCACACGACAACAAATAGTAATACTGACCAACCGAGGGTTCGAACCCATCCATCTTTATGGCAATAGTGCGGCCAAAATCCGCGAATGGGCAACGGCTATTTGGGCTCATCTTAACGGCGAATCCATTCCCTCGCTTCCTGCCAGAGTAAACCGAGTGCTTGCTCATGGGGCCTATACTTTGCCAGACGGCGACACCCTACACCTCACTCCCGCTGATACCGTTATCCGTTTGAGCATCAAAGACCGCTATCCTTCCAGGATTGTCACCAATACGCCGCTTAAAGAAACTACTGCAATGTCAGAAAAATTGACGGAGCTGTGCAGGTATTTGCGGCGCGGCAAATATTGGAAGATCGCCAAATATTGTGATGGGGAGATGAAAGTTGTTGCTTACACAGGGCTCCTCTCCGTTGGATTTAAGATGATGAAGAAAAAGACAGGAGATCTTCAGGAAATAATCCCTTATTTCGTCAACGAGCAATATGGCTTGGCGCGAATGAACGGTTCAGAAGGTGTCCAGGATATCATTTTTTACTTTGATGAAGAAGGACGCGTACAAGGCATCTTTGAACACAAATTCTATCTTCCTGAAAAACAGGTCGAAATGTATGCTTACCCAACAGCAGATGGATTTTATCTGGATGGTTTCCCTGATGGAGAAGATGCACTGGAGTTTTCTTGGCAAAATGATTCACTTTATTTTCAACAGTATGGTCGAACCCTTGTCTTACCAAAGCTTTAA
- a CDS encoding potassium/proton antiporter, with translation MHLTIENILLIGSSLLLISVIAGKTSYKFGVPTLLLFLTIGMLAGSDGIGGINFDDPKLAQFVGIISLNFILFSGGLDTNWNTVKPVLKEGLVLSTLGVLLTAVSLGTFVWYITDFTIYESLLLGAIVSSTDAAAVFSILRSKSIALKTNLRPTLELESGSNDPMAYVLTIAFLSLVMNPEEGVLMIIPFFLQQMILGGITGFLFGYASKYVINKIRLDFEGLYPVLVIALMFITFSATEDIGGNGFLAIYICAVYLGNQDLIHKKTILKMFDGLAWLMQIVLFLTLGLLVFPTEIVPLIGFGLIISLFLIFVARPLAIFISLSFFKMKNRRRFYISWVGLRGAVPIVFATYPLLAGIEKADMIFNVVFFISVTSILLQGTTLSVVAKWLKVAIPETAKKLNPTDMLLMDYPKAGMEEITINTGDFAVGKEIVNLHFPGNLLIAMIKRQGKYIIPKGSTVIEAGDTLLVLADEEELIQNAKKDLIHRI, from the coding sequence ATGCACCTTACGATTGAGAATATTTTATTGATCGGCTCTTCGCTCTTATTGATCAGCGTAATTGCGGGCAAAACCTCTTATAAATTTGGGGTCCCTACCTTATTGCTCTTCCTGACAATCGGCATGTTGGCGGGTTCTGACGGGATAGGAGGTATCAATTTCGACGATCCCAAGTTGGCACAGTTTGTAGGCATTATCTCCCTGAACTTCATTTTGTTTTCTGGTGGCCTTGATACCAACTGGAATACGGTAAAACCCGTGCTAAAAGAGGGGCTGGTTTTATCTACTTTAGGGGTGCTATTAACGGCGGTTTCTCTGGGAACCTTCGTTTGGTACATTACTGATTTTACTATTTATGAAAGTTTGCTGTTGGGGGCCATTGTATCCTCAACCGACGCAGCGGCCGTGTTCTCCATTTTGCGTTCTAAAAGTATTGCCTTAAAAACCAATTTGCGGCCTACGCTGGAGCTAGAAAGTGGCAGTAATGACCCGATGGCTTACGTCCTGACAATTGCTTTCTTATCGCTGGTTATGAACCCAGAAGAGGGAGTGCTTATGATCATTCCATTTTTCCTACAGCAGATGATCCTAGGAGGCATTACCGGTTTTCTTTTCGGGTATGCCAGCAAATATGTCATCAATAAAATCCGGCTTGATTTTGAAGGGCTCTACCCGGTTTTGGTGATCGCCCTGATGTTCATCACCTTCTCAGCGACCGAAGATATTGGTGGCAATGGATTTCTGGCGATTTACATTTGTGCCGTTTATTTAGGCAACCAGGATTTGATCCACAAGAAGACCATCTTGAAAATGTTTGACGGATTGGCCTGGTTGATGCAAATCGTCTTGTTCCTTACTTTGGGGCTCCTGGTTTTCCCTACTGAAATTGTTCCTCTGATTGGATTTGGGTTAATTATTTCGCTGTTTCTCATTTTCGTTGCGCGGCCACTGGCGATCTTTATCAGTCTGTCGTTTTTCAAAATGAAGAACCGCAGACGATTTTACATCTCCTGGGTAGGGCTACGAGGAGCAGTGCCTATCGTTTTTGCGACCTATCCTCTACTGGCAGGTATTGAAAAAGCAGATATGATTTTCAATGTTGTGTTCTTCATTTCTGTTACTTCAATTCTTTTGCAGGGTACGACCCTTTCAGTGGTTGCCAAATGGCTGAAGGTTGCCATTCCGGAAACGGCAAAGAAGCTTAATCCTACCGATATGCTATTGATGGATTACCCCAAAGCAGGTATGGAAGAAATAACAATCAACACAGGTGATTTTGCGGTGGGTAAAGAGATTGTCAATTTACATTTCCCCGGAAATTTACTCATTGCCATGATTAAGCGACAGGGAAAATACATCATACCCAAAGGCTCTACCGTGATAGAAGCGGGTGATACACTGCTGGTGCTTGCCGATGAGGAAGAATTAATTCAAAATGCTAAAAAGGATTTAATCCACAGGATATAA
- a CDS encoding Gfo/Idh/MocA family protein: protein MQKTFRWGIIGPGKIAHQFAQDLEQVPGAQLFAVAGRNQERAQRFAEVYNAPHVFTEVSDLLALPELDVVYIATPHTSHCTYTLQCLEAGKAVLCEKPWAMNEAEAAQMRDLSQTKKVFLMEAIWTRFLPTTKKILELIAADTIGTVHSVKADFGFRAKTMDPENRLFNPALGGGALLDIGLYPVFLSQLLFGTPVKVQAAARLAPTGVDTETSIILSYAGDQIANLHCTFSANTKTEAFIHGSKGSIHWHGRWHEPSHFSVLLPDQGPDNYFFEYATNGYSYEAIRVQECLSAGWIECPELPLDFSYRMTQLLDAIRAEVGVEY from the coding sequence ATGCAGAAAACCTTTCGTTGGGGCATTATCGGCCCTGGAAAAATAGCGCACCAATTTGCCCAAGACCTGGAACAAGTACCGGGTGCGCAGCTTTTTGCTGTTGCCGGCAGAAATCAGGAACGCGCCCAGCGTTTTGCGGAGGTGTACAACGCACCGCACGTTTTTACGGAAGTAAGCGATCTGCTGGCGCTACCCGAATTGGATGTCGTGTACATCGCAACACCGCATACTTCGCACTGCACCTACACTTTACAGTGCCTCGAAGCAGGTAAAGCGGTGCTCTGCGAAAAGCCCTGGGCCATGAATGAAGCCGAAGCAGCCCAAATGCGCGACCTGTCCCAGACGAAAAAGGTCTTTCTGATGGAGGCCATCTGGACCCGATTTTTGCCTACGACCAAGAAAATTCTGGAGTTGATAGCGGCGGATACCATTGGCACGGTCCACAGTGTTAAGGCCGATTTTGGCTTTCGTGCTAAAACCATGGACCCCGAAAACAGGCTGTTTAATCCAGCTTTAGGGGGAGGTGCTTTGCTGGATATCGGTCTTTATCCCGTCTTCCTCTCGCAACTTCTCTTCGGGACACCTGTCAAGGTTCAAGCCGCTGCCCGCTTGGCACCCACGGGTGTGGATACGGAAACAAGTATTATCCTCAGCTACGCAGGCGATCAAATCGCTAACCTCCATTGTACTTTTAGTGCCAACACCAAAACCGAGGCTTTTATCCACGGCAGCAAGGGCAGCATTCATTGGCATGGTCGCTGGCACGAACCCAGTCATTTTAGTGTGTTGCTACCTGATCAGGGGCCAGACAATTACTTTTTTGAATACGCTACTAATGGCTACAGTTACGAAGCCATACGTGTTCAGGAATGCTTGTCAGCGGGTTGGATCGAATGCCCGGAATTGCCTTTGGATTTTAGCTATCGGATGACGCAGTTGCTGGATGCCATTAGAGCGGAAGTGGGGGTTGAATACTGA
- a CDS encoding NAD(P)-dependent oxidoreductase, with the protein MAENAAPVVLFLAPSEPVLWERLTALGYACCDLQDAPREAVFAALPTAFGIVIRSRFNIDREFLDAAKQLAFVARSGVGVEHIDLDYAAQRNITVFTSPEGSRDAVGEHTIGLLLMLMNHLSRADHQVRRGEWIRGGNRGHEIKGKTVGIVGYGNMGQAFARRLQGFSCEVIAYDKFKTNYGDEYAREVSLEELQSRADIVSLHIPYLPENHHLVNTEYLTAFQHPIWLVNTARGLVVKTTDLVEALENGRVRGAALDVIEYEDQSFVHLDPKQQPPAFQRLLELPNVVLNPHIAGWSYEAEEGHAQTLADKIEKTYGPQ; encoded by the coding sequence ATGGCAGAGAATGCTGCTCCTGTTGTCCTTTTTCTGGCTCCTTCTGAGCCGGTGTTGTGGGAACGTCTCACTGCTTTAGGCTACGCTTGTTGCGATTTGCAGGACGCTCCCCGAGAAGCGGTTTTTGCGGCGCTACCCACCGCATTTGGTATCGTAATTCGTAGCCGGTTCAACATCGATAGGGAGTTTCTTGATGCCGCAAAGCAGTTGGCTTTTGTTGCTCGATCAGGGGTAGGGGTGGAGCACATTGACCTGGACTATGCTGCCCAGCGCAACATCACCGTCTTTACTTCCCCGGAAGGTAGCCGCGATGCAGTAGGCGAGCACACCATTGGCTTGTTGCTGATGCTAATGAACCACCTGTCTCGTGCTGATCATCAAGTACGGCGAGGGGAGTGGATAAGGGGCGGCAACCGCGGCCACGAAATCAAAGGCAAGACAGTAGGCATCGTTGGCTATGGCAATATGGGGCAGGCTTTTGCCCGCCGCCTGCAAGGTTTCAGTTGTGAGGTGATCGCTTACGACAAATTCAAAACCAACTACGGTGATGAGTACGCCCGTGAGGTGAGCCTGGAAGAACTCCAAAGCCGCGCCGATATTGTCAGTCTACACATTCCGTACCTACCCGAAAATCACCATCTGGTAAATACGGAATACCTTACGGCCTTCCAGCATCCGATTTGGTTGGTGAATACGGCCCGAGGCTTGGTGGTAAAAACTACCGATTTGGTAGAGGCACTGGAAAATGGTCGGGTCAGAGGTGCCGCCCTGGATGTGATTGAGTACGAAGATCAGTCTTTTGTACACCTTGATCCCAAACAACAACCACCCGCTTTTCAGCGCTTATTGGAGCTGCCTAATGTGGTGCTGAACCCCCATATTGCGGGCTGGTCTTACGAAGCCGAAGAAGGCCACGCTCAGACGCTGGCCGATAAAATTGAAAAAACCTACGGACCACAGTAA
- a CDS encoding arginine decarboxylase, whose amino-acid sequence MANKYSDLIDQTFFFPQEGFEFEDNYLEFHGIPLIHLIEKYGTPFKVTYLPKIGTQIKRARNLFNRAMRSLGYAGKYHYCYCTKSNHFSYVLNEVLDNDVNLETSSTFDINLIRKLYEKGKITKQATIVCNGFKPKAYLEGIVGLINDGFENVIPVCDNKEEVDYYSAHVKDKCNLGIRVATEEEPNFEFYTSRLGIRAAEVVSFYEEKVKNNPKFKLKLLHFFVDTGIKDSLYYWGELRKALKIYCELWKHNEELHALNIGGGMPIRNSLGFEFDYKYMVREIVNNILIACEEADVPEPDIFTEFGKYTVGESTATIFSVLAQKQQNDSEMWYMIDGSLMTCLPDAWGIGERFVLLPINKWDNEYRRVNIGGLTCDNSDYYNSEIHESQVYLPVIDNKDKEPLYLGFFHTGAYQDNISGYGGIKHCLIPSPKHILLDRDKEGNLVSTIYREEQTPESMLDILGY is encoded by the coding sequence GTGGCTAACAAATATTCCGACCTGATCGACCAGACCTTCTTTTTCCCACAGGAAGGTTTCGAGTTCGAGGATAATTATCTTGAATTTCATGGCATCCCGCTTATTCACTTGATTGAGAAATACGGTACCCCTTTTAAGGTAACCTATTTACCTAAAATTGGTACCCAGATCAAGCGTGCCCGCAATCTTTTCAACCGAGCGATGCGATCGTTGGGGTATGCTGGAAAATACCACTATTGCTATTGTACCAAGAGCAATCACTTTAGCTACGTGCTCAATGAAGTACTGGACAACGACGTCAATTTAGAAACCTCTTCCACCTTTGATATCAACCTCATCAGGAAGCTTTACGAAAAGGGTAAGATCACCAAACAAGCCACTATCGTTTGTAATGGGTTTAAACCAAAGGCTTACCTGGAGGGCATCGTAGGGCTCATCAATGATGGTTTTGAAAACGTCATCCCGGTTTGTGACAACAAAGAGGAAGTTGATTACTACTCCGCTCACGTCAAGGACAAATGCAATCTGGGTATTCGCGTTGCCACCGAGGAAGAACCCAACTTTGAGTTCTATACCTCCAGACTTGGTATCCGGGCAGCTGAAGTGGTCTCTTTCTACGAAGAAAAGGTAAAAAACAACCCCAAATTCAAGCTCAAACTGCTCCACTTCTTTGTGGATACAGGCATCAAAGATAGCCTCTACTATTGGGGAGAATTACGTAAAGCCCTCAAAATCTATTGCGAGCTGTGGAAACACAATGAAGAACTGCACGCCCTCAATATTGGTGGAGGTATGCCTATCCGCAATAGCTTGGGTTTTGAATTCGACTACAAGTACATGGTACGGGAGATTGTCAACAACATCCTGATCGCATGCGAAGAAGCTGATGTTCCGGAACCAGACATCTTTACTGAATTTGGGAAATACACGGTTGGCGAAAGTACTGCCACCATCTTTAGTGTACTGGCTCAAAAGCAGCAGAACGACTCGGAGATGTGGTACATGATCGATGGATCATTGATGACTTGCCTACCAGACGCCTGGGGCATTGGCGAACGTTTTGTACTGCTTCCCATCAACAAATGGGACAACGAATACCGGCGAGTAAACATCGGTGGATTGACTTGTGATAACTCCGATTATTACAATTCTGAAATCCACGAATCACAGGTTTATTTGCCCGTAATTGACAACAAAGATAAAGAGCCATTGTATCTCGGCTTTTTCCATACGGGTGCTTACCAAGACAACATCTCCGGGTACGGTGGAATCAAACATTGCCTGATTCCTTCGCCCAAGCACATCCTGCTGGATCGCGATAAGGAAGGAAACCTTGTCTCCACCATTTACCGCGAAGAACAAACGCCGGAGAGCATGTTGGACATTTTGGGATACTAG
- a CDS encoding lysophospholipid acyltransferase family protein: protein MENKVSTISDHAYNDDNFSYASPNDSRTKQWLIKGVERITGARHLLRIYRQLKKENSDPFNFWERALQRLDIKIDYDQAQLEKIPRQGPVIIIANHPFGLVDGAILLHLTTRIRKDYFLLINEMLAREPFLKDHLLPVDFNETPQALATNLETRQLTSERLRRGEALVIFPGGGVATIKRLGGPAEEFPWRPFIAGKIHENKCPVVPMYFHGINSPLFHIVSKLSMTLRLGLLIREVLNKRGQTIKVNIGDPIPYEAMKPYRKRAELIHFLQESTFALRDEL, encoded by the coding sequence ATGGAAAACAAGGTTTCTACCATTAGCGACCATGCGTACAATGATGACAACTTCAGCTACGCCAGCCCTAATGACTCCCGCACCAAACAATGGCTGATCAAAGGGGTGGAACGGATTACTGGGGCCCGCCACTTATTGAGGATTTATCGACAGTTGAAAAAGGAAAATTCGGACCCCTTCAACTTTTGGGAACGCGCGCTGCAACGACTGGATATAAAAATCGACTATGACCAGGCACAATTGGAGAAAATACCCAGACAAGGGCCCGTCATTATCATTGCTAACCATCCCTTTGGCTTAGTAGATGGCGCCATTCTGCTTCACCTAACTACTCGAATTCGAAAAGATTATTTCTTGCTCATCAATGAAATGTTGGCCCGTGAACCTTTTCTAAAAGACCATCTTCTACCAGTAGATTTTAACGAAACGCCACAGGCTTTGGCAACCAACCTGGAAACCCGCCAACTGACCAGTGAACGTCTTCGTAGGGGAGAGGCATTGGTCATCTTTCCCGGTGGAGGGGTTGCGACTATCAAGCGCCTGGGTGGCCCAGCGGAAGAATTTCCCTGGCGACCTTTTATTGCGGGCAAGATTCACGAAAACAAGTGTCCCGTAGTTCCAATGTACTTTCACGGCATCAACAGCCCCTTGTTTCATATCGTCAGCAAATTGAGTATGACCCTCCGCTTGGGGCTACTCATCCGGGAGGTTCTCAATAAACGCGGCCAAACAATCAAGGTCAATATCGGAGATCCTATTCCTTACGAAGCAATGAAACCTTACCGTAAACGTGCGGAACTCATTCATTTCCTTCAGGAGAGCACCTTTGCACTAAGGGATGAGCTGTGA